The Candidatus Baltobacteraceae bacterium nucleotide sequence AGACCATCGTGGTCACCAAAAAAGGGCGTCCCGTGGCGCAGATCGGTCCCGTTGCTGCGGCCACTCTGATAAAGCGATCGCCGGCGGATGCGGTTAAGAGCATTCTCGCGCGCAAGATTTGCGTCGGCATCCCCGCTCGCAAACTCATAGACGAGGGACGACGGCAATAGTGCAGTGCGTGTTGGACGCCTCGGCCACGCTATCGTGGCTCCTGGCCGACGAGCGTGACGAGGCGGCCCTGGCGATGCT carries:
- a CDS encoding type II toxin-antitoxin system prevent-host-death family antitoxin; the encoded protein is MKTVGAFEGKTHFSALIQAAERGETIVVTKKGRPVAQIGPVAAATLIKRSPADAVKSILARKICVGIPARKLIDEGRRQ